Proteins from one Enterobacter bugandensis genomic window:
- the mukB gene encoding chromosome partition protein MukB, with amino-acid sequence MIERGKFRSLTLINWNGFFARTFDLDELVTTLSGGNGAGKSTTMAAFVTALIPDLTLLHFRNTTEAGATSGSRDKGLHGKLKAGVCYSVLDVINSRHQRVVVGVRLQQVAGRDRKVDIKPFAIQGLPTSVQPTALLTETLNERQARVLTLQELKDKLEAIEGVQFKQFNSITDYHSLMFDLGVVARRLRTASDRSKYYRLIEASLYGGISSAITRSLRDYLLPENSGVRKAFQDMEAALRENRMTLEAIRVTQSDRDLFKHLISEATNYVAADYMRHANERRVHLDQALEYRRELFTSRKQLVAEQYKHVEMARELGEHNGAEGDLEADYQAASDHLNLVQTALRQQEKIERYEADLDELQIRLEEQNEVVAEAAEMQEENEARAEAAELEVDELKSQLADYQQALDVQQTRAIQYNQALQALQRAKELCHLPDLTPESADEWLDTFQAKEQEATEKLLSLEQKMSVAQTAHSQFEQAYQLVVAINGPLARSEAWDVARELLRDGVNQRHLAEQVQPLRMRLNELEQRLREQQEAERLLAEFCKRQGKHYDFDELEALHQELEARIAALSDTVSNASEQRMTLRQELEQLQSRSKALLQRAPVWLAAQSSLNQLSEQCGEQFESSQQVTEYLQQLLEREREAIVERDEVGARKRDVDEEIERLSQPGGSEDPRLNALAERFGGVLLSEIYDDVGLDDAPYFSALYGPSRNAIVVPDLSLISEQLAGLEDCPEDLYLIEGDPQSFDDSVFSVDELEKAVVVKIADRQWRYSRFPELPLFGRAARESRIESLHAERETLSERFATLSFDVQKTQRLHQAFSRFIGSHLGVAFEADPEAEIRKLNTRRGELERAIASHESDNQQSRVQFEQAKEGVAALNRILPRLNLLADDTLADRVDEIQERLDEAQEAARFVQQHGNQLAKLEPVVSVLQSDPEQFEQLKEDYAWSQQVQREARQQAFALTEVVQRRAHFGYSDSAEMLSGNSDLNEKLRQRLEQAEAERTRAREAMRSHSAQLNQYNQVLASLKSSFDTKKELLNDLQKELQDIGVRADSGAEERARIRRDELHSQLSNNRARRNQLEKALTFCEAEMDNLTRRLRKLERDYHEMREQVVTAKAGWCAVMRMVKDNNVERRLHRRELAYLSADELRSMSDKALGALRLAVADNEHLRDVLRMSEDPKRPERKIQFFVAVYQHLRERIRQDIIRTDDPVEAIEQMEIELGRLTEELTSREQKLAISSRSVANIIRKTIQREQNRIRQLNQGLQSVSFGQVNSVRLNVNVREAHATLLDVLSEQHEQHQDLFNSNRLTFSEALAKLYQRLNPQIDMGQRTPQTIGEELLDYRNYLEMEVEVNRGSDGWLRAESGALSTGEAIGTGMSILVMVVQSWEDEARRLRGKDISPCRLLFLDEAARLDARSIATLFELCERLDMQLIIAAPENISPEKGTTYKLVRKVFQNSEHVHVVGLRGFAPQPPESLPETTADAS; translated from the coding sequence ATGATTGAACGCGGTAAATTTCGCTCACTGACGCTGATTAACTGGAACGGCTTCTTTGCCCGAACCTTCGATCTGGATGAGCTGGTCACGACGCTCTCCGGTGGTAACGGGGCGGGTAAATCCACCACCATGGCGGCGTTTGTAACGGCGCTGATCCCCGACCTGACGCTGCTTCACTTCCGTAACACCACCGAAGCGGGCGCGACAAGCGGCTCCCGCGATAAAGGCCTGCACGGTAAGCTGAAAGCGGGCGTCTGTTATTCCGTGCTGGACGTCATCAACTCCCGTCACCAGCGCGTGGTGGTGGGCGTACGTCTGCAACAGGTTGCCGGCCGCGACCGTAAAGTGGATATCAAACCGTTCGCCATTCAGGGGCTGCCAACCTCCGTACAGCCGACCGCGCTGCTGACGGAAACGCTGAATGAACGCCAGGCGCGCGTCCTGACGCTGCAGGAGCTGAAGGACAAGCTTGAAGCCATCGAAGGGGTGCAGTTTAAGCAGTTCAACTCTATTACCGACTATCACTCCCTGATGTTCGATCTGGGCGTGGTGGCGCGCCGTCTGCGCACCGCTTCAGACCGTAGTAAATACTACCGTCTGATCGAAGCGTCCCTGTACGGCGGTATCTCCAGCGCCATTACCCGTTCCCTGCGTGACTACCTGCTGCCGGAAAACAGCGGCGTGCGTAAGGCCTTCCAGGATATGGAGGCGGCACTGCGTGAAAACCGCATGACGCTGGAAGCGATTCGCGTTACCCAGTCTGACCGCGACCTGTTTAAACATCTGATCAGCGAAGCGACCAACTACGTGGCGGCGGACTATATGCGCCACGCCAACGAGCGCCGCGTCCATCTCGATCAGGCATTAGAATATCGCCGCGAGCTGTTTACCTCCCGTAAACAGCTGGTGGCCGAGCAGTACAAGCACGTCGAAATGGCGCGCGAGCTGGGTGAGCACAACGGTGCCGAGGGCGACCTGGAAGCCGACTACCAGGCCGCCAGCGATCACCTGAACCTGGTGCAGACCGCGCTGCGTCAGCAGGAAAAGATCGAACGCTACGAAGCGGACCTCGATGAGCTGCAAATTCGTCTCGAAGAGCAGAATGAAGTGGTGGCCGAAGCCGCCGAGATGCAGGAAGAGAACGAAGCCCGCGCCGAAGCCGCCGAGCTGGAAGTGGACGAGCTTAAAAGCCAGCTTGCGGACTACCAGCAGGCTCTGGACGTGCAGCAGACGCGTGCGATTCAGTACAACCAGGCGCTGCAGGCGCTACAGCGTGCGAAAGAGCTGTGCCATCTGCCAGACCTGACGCCGGAAAGTGCCGACGAATGGCTGGACACCTTCCAGGCCAAAGAGCAGGAAGCCACCGAGAAACTGCTCTCGCTTGAACAGAAAATGAGCGTCGCGCAAACGGCGCACAGCCAGTTTGAACAGGCTTATCAGCTGGTAGTTGCCATTAACGGCCCGCTGGCGCGTAGCGAAGCCTGGGACGTTGCCCGTGAACTGCTGCGCGACGGCGTCAACCAGCGCCATCTGGCCGAGCAGGTGCAGCCGCTGCGTATGCGCCTGAACGAGCTGGAACAGCGCCTGCGCGAGCAGCAGGAAGCCGAACGTCTGCTGGCCGAGTTCTGCAAGCGTCAGGGTAAACATTACGATTTCGACGAGCTTGAGGCCCTGCATCAGGAGCTGGAAGCGCGTATTGCGGCCCTGTCCGATACCGTATCAAATGCCAGCGAACAGCGTATGACGCTGCGTCAGGAGCTGGAGCAGCTTCAGTCCCGTTCGAAGGCGCTCCTGCAGCGTGCGCCGGTCTGGCTGGCAGCGCAAAGCAGCCTGAACCAGCTCAGCGAACAGTGCGGCGAGCAGTTCGAATCCAGCCAGCAGGTGACCGAATACCTGCAACAGCTGCTGGAGCGCGAGCGCGAAGCCATTGTTGAACGTGACGAAGTGGGTGCCCGCAAGCGTGACGTCGATGAAGAAATCGAGCGCTTAAGCCAGCCCGGCGGGTCAGAAGATCCGCGTCTGAACGCCTTAGCCGAGCGTTTTGGCGGCGTACTGCTGTCTGAGATTTACGATGACGTTGGCCTGGACGATGCGCCGTACTTCTCCGCGCTGTACGGTCCATCCCGCAACGCAATTGTGGTGCCGGATCTGTCGCTGATTTCTGAGCAGCTCGCAGGGCTGGAAGATTGCCCGGAAGATCTCTATCTGATCGAAGGGGATCCGCAGTCGTTCGATGACAGCGTCTTCAGCGTTGACGAGCTGGAAAAAGCGGTGGTGGTGAAAATCGCCGATCGCCAGTGGCGTTACTCCCGCTTCCCGGAGCTGCCGCTGTTTGGCCGCGCCGCGCGCGAAAGCCGCATCGAGAGCCTCCACGCCGAGCGTGAAACGCTGTCTGAACGCTTTGCCACCCTGTCGTTTGACGTACAGAAAACCCAGCGTCTGCACCAGGCGTTCAGCCGCTTTATCGGCAGCCATCTGGGCGTGGCGTTTGAAGCCGACCCGGAAGCGGAAATCCGCAAGCTCAACACCCGCCGTGGCGAGCTGGAGCGCGCGATTGCCAGTCATGAAAGTGACAACCAGCAGAGCCGCGTCCAGTTCGAACAGGCGAAAGAGGGCGTCGCTGCCCTTAACCGCATTCTGCCGCGCCTGAACCTGCTGGCGGATGACACGCTGGCCGACCGCGTGGATGAGATCCAGGAACGTCTGGATGAAGCCCAGGAAGCCGCGCGCTTCGTGCAGCAGCACGGCAACCAGCTGGCGAAGCTGGAGCCCGTCGTGTCTGTACTGCAGAGCGACCCGGAACAGTTCGAGCAGTTAAAAGAAGATTACGCCTGGTCGCAGCAGGTGCAGCGCGAAGCGCGTCAGCAGGCGTTTGCCCTGACGGAAGTGGTGCAGCGTCGTGCGCACTTCGGCTACTCCGATTCGGCTGAAATGCTGAGCGGTAACAGCGACCTGAATGAAAAACTGCGCCAGCGCCTTGAGCAGGCGGAAGCGGAACGTACCCGCGCTCGCGAAGCGATGCGCAGCCACTCCGCTCAGCTGAACCAGTACAACCAGGTACTGGCTTCGCTGAAAAGCTCCTTCGACACCAAGAAAGAGCTGTTAAACGACCTGCAGAAAGAGCTGCAAGACATTGGCGTTCGTGCCGACAGCGGGGCGGAAGAGCGCGCGCGCATTCGTCGTGATGAGCTGCATAGCCAGCTCAGCAATAACCGCGCGCGTCGTAATCAGCTGGAAAAAGCGCTCACCTTCTGCGAAGCGGAAATGGATAACCTGACCCGCCGCCTGCGCAAGCTGGAGCGCGACTATCATGAAATGCGCGAGCAGGTCGTGACGGCGAAAGCGGGCTGGTGCGCCGTGATGCGGATGGTGAAAGATAACAACGTTGAACGTCGCCTGCACCGTCGCGAGCTGGCATACCTTTCTGCCGATGAGCTGCGTTCGATGTCGGATAAGGCGCTGGGTGCGCTGCGTCTGGCGGTGGCGGATAACGAACACCTGCGCGATGTGCTGCGCATGTCAGAGGATCCGAAACGTCCTGAACGTAAAATTCAGTTCTTCGTTGCGGTTTATCAGCACCTGCGCGAGCGTATTCGTCAGGACATTATCCGTACCGACGATCCGGTCGAAGCCATCGAACAGATGGAAATTGAGCTGGGCCGCCTGACGGAAGAGCTGACCTCCCGCGAGCAGAAGCTGGCGATCAGCTCCCGCAGCGTGGCGAATATCATTCGCAAAACCATTCAGCGCGAGCAGAACCGTATCCGCCAGCTGAACCAGGGGCTGCAGAGCGTCTCGTTTGGTCAGGTCAACAGCGTGCGTCTTAACGTCAACGTGCGGGAAGCCCACGCTACGTTGCTGGACGTGCTCTCTGAGCAGCACGAGCAGCATCAGGATCTGTTCAACAGCAACCGTCTGACCTTCTCCGAAGCGCTGGCGAAGCTGTATCAGCGCCTGAATCCGCAGATTGATATGGGCCAGCGTACGCCGCAAACCATCGGTGAAGAGCTGCTGGACTATCGTAACTACCTGGAAATGGAAGTTGAGGTAAACCGTGGTTCAGACGGCTGGCTGCGTGCGGAATCCGGAGCGCTGTCGACCGGTGAAGCGATTGGTACCGGGATGTCGATTCTGGTGATGGTGGTGCAGAGCTGGGAAGATGAAGCGCGCCGCCTGCGCGGGAAAGACATCTCCCCATGCCGACTGCTGTTCCTCGATGAAGCGGCGCGTCTTGATGCCCGCTCGATTGCCACGCTGTTTGAGCTTTGCGAACGTCTCGATATGCAGCTCATCATTGCGGCACCGGAAAACATCAGCCCTGAAAAAGGCACCACCTATAAGCTGGTGCGTAAAGTGTTCCAGAACAGCGAACACGTGCACGTTGTCGGGCTGCGTGGCTTTGCGCCGCAGCCGCCGGAATCATTGCCGGAAACCACGGCGGACGCTTCCTGA
- the mukE gene encoding chromosome partition protein MukE, with protein MSLTNIEQVMPVKLAQALANPLFPALDSQLRAGRHIGLDELDNHAFLMDFQEYLEEFYARYNVELIRAPEGFFYLRPRSTTLIPRSVLSELDMMVGKILCYLYLSPERLANEGIFTQQELYDELLTLADESKLLKLVNNRSTGSDLDRQKLQEKVRSSLNRLRRLGMVWFMGHDSSKFRITESVFRFGADVRAGDDAREAQLRMIRDGEAMPVENHLQLNDEHEENLPDSGEEE; from the coding sequence ATGTCATTGACAAATATTGAACAAGTGATGCCAGTTAAGCTGGCACAGGCGCTGGCGAATCCGTTATTTCCGGCGCTGGACAGCCAGCTGCGTGCCGGTCGTCACATTGGCCTGGACGAGCTGGATAATCACGCCTTTTTGATGGACTTCCAGGAGTACCTGGAAGAGTTTTACGCCCGCTATAACGTGGAGCTTATCCGCGCGCCGGAAGGCTTTTTCTATCTGCGCCCGCGTTCCACGACCCTGATCCCGCGCTCCGTGCTCTCCGAGCTGGACATGATGGTTGGCAAAATTCTTTGTTATCTCTACCTCAGCCCGGAACGCCTGGCAAATGAAGGCATCTTCACCCAGCAGGAGCTGTACGATGAACTGCTGACGCTGGCGGATGAGAGCAAGCTGCTTAAGCTGGTGAATAACCGTTCGACGGGGTCGGATCTTGACCGTCAAAAATTACAGGAAAAGGTTCGCTCTTCCCTGAACCGTCTGCGCCGTCTGGGGATGGTCTGGTTTATGGGCCACGACAGCAGCAAATTCCGCATCACGGAATCGGTCTTCCGCTTCGGCGCCGACGTGCGTGCGGGCGATGATGCGCGTGAAGCGCAGCTTCGCATGATCCGCGACGGTGAAGCGATGCCGGTGGAAAACCATTTGCAGCTCAATGATGAGCATGAAGAGAATCTGCCGGATAGCGGGGAGGAAGAGTAA